In Myxococcus stipitatus, the following are encoded in one genomic region:
- a CDS encoding response regulator transcription factor, which translates to MSTSGGDGHRPSLLLVDDDATLRERLARAFRERGWDVTTAGNHEEALAAAKRESPEYAVVDLRMPGRSGLEVVKDLLAVDASTRAIVLTGYGSIATTVDAIRLGAVNYLPKPADVDDILAAFARASGEPSLAAPETFEAPSLARAEWEHIHRVLADCGGNISEASRKLGIHRRSLQRKLQKYPPAR; encoded by the coding sequence GTGAGCACCTCGGGTGGGGACGGGCATCGCCCCAGTCTGTTGCTGGTGGACGACGACGCGACGCTCCGCGAGCGGCTGGCGCGAGCGTTCCGCGAGCGTGGCTGGGACGTCACCACGGCGGGGAATCACGAGGAGGCGCTGGCGGCGGCGAAGCGGGAGTCACCCGAGTACGCGGTGGTGGACCTGCGGATGCCGGGGCGCAGCGGCCTGGAGGTGGTGAAGGACCTGCTGGCGGTGGATGCGTCGACGCGGGCCATCGTCCTCACCGGTTACGGGAGCATCGCGACCACGGTGGATGCCATCCGGCTGGGGGCGGTGAACTACCTGCCGAAGCCCGCGGACGTGGACGACATCCTCGCGGCCTTCGCGCGAGCGTCGGGAGAACCCTCGCTCGCCGCGCCGGAGACCTTCGAGGCGCCTTCGCTGGCGCGCGCGGAGTGGGAGCACATCCACCGCGTGCTCGCCGACTGTGGCGGCAACATCTCCGAAGCCTCGCGCAAGCTGGGCATCCACCGCCGCTCGCTTCAGCGAAAGCTCCAGAAGTATCCCCCCGCGCGGTAA
- a CDS encoding ATP-binding protein has translation MTPSVANEPASRARINLEWLLRLRWGLLLGQAVVIAVAAYGLELVLPVPVLAGLLGLEAATNLVVRAWLGRARVTEATIGKLMLWDTLVLTGLLALSGGTHNPFTTLYLVNVALGTVLLPARWMWSLLGFTLAAFGSLFVLQDVDIAPGLPRPDHAALMRLHLSGMWVAFAVAAGFIVYFVQRVTRALEEREQELAQARAQHARREKVASLATLAAGAAHELSTPLSTIAVVSKEVERALTAAGTSEAVREDLRLIRQQVDRCRDVLVQMSADAGQTTGEAFQPMPLGRLVEDSLAELTGVERVRVELPTELRQSQVQGPPRALARVVRGLVKNALQASTPSRPVELRVVSGRGNVRLEVRDGGAGMPVEVLARAGEPFFTTKAPGEGMGLGLFLARTLAEQLGGTLELRSTPGQGTVASLALPLGTPEVTASEHPPAAQEARP, from the coding sequence ATGACGCCTTCCGTCGCCAACGAGCCCGCCTCGCGCGCGCGCATCAACCTGGAGTGGCTGCTGCGGCTGCGCTGGGGCCTGCTGTTGGGCCAGGCGGTGGTCATCGCGGTGGCGGCGTACGGGTTGGAGCTGGTGCTGCCGGTGCCGGTGCTCGCGGGGCTCCTGGGCCTGGAGGCCGCGACGAACCTGGTGGTGCGCGCCTGGCTGGGGCGCGCGCGGGTGACGGAGGCGACCATTGGCAAGTTGATGTTGTGGGACACGCTGGTGCTCACGGGGCTTTTGGCGCTCAGCGGTGGAACCCACAACCCGTTCACCACGCTGTATCTGGTGAACGTGGCGCTGGGCACGGTGCTGCTGCCGGCGCGGTGGATGTGGAGCCTGCTGGGCTTCACGCTGGCGGCGTTTGGTTCGCTCTTCGTGTTGCAGGACGTGGACATCGCGCCGGGGCTGCCGCGGCCGGACCATGCGGCGCTGATGCGGCTGCACCTGAGTGGCATGTGGGTGGCGTTCGCGGTGGCGGCGGGCTTCATCGTGTATTTCGTGCAGCGGGTGACGCGGGCGTTGGAGGAGCGCGAGCAGGAGCTGGCGCAGGCGCGGGCGCAGCATGCGCGGCGGGAGAAGGTGGCCTCGCTGGCGACGTTGGCGGCGGGCGCGGCGCATGAGCTCTCCACGCCGCTGTCGACCATCGCGGTGGTGTCCAAGGAAGTGGAGCGGGCGCTGACGGCGGCGGGGACGTCCGAGGCGGTGCGCGAGGATTTGCGGCTCATCCGCCAGCAGGTGGACCGCTGCCGGGATGTGCTGGTGCAGATGTCCGCGGACGCGGGGCAGACGACGGGCGAGGCGTTCCAGCCCATGCCGCTGGGGCGGCTGGTGGAGGACTCGCTGGCGGAGCTGACGGGCGTGGAGCGGGTGCGCGTGGAACTCCCCACGGAGCTGCGCCAGTCTCAAGTGCAGGGGCCGCCGCGCGCGCTGGCGCGGGTGGTGCGAGGGTTGGTGAAGAACGCGCTCCAGGCCTCCACGCCGTCACGGCCGGTGGAGCTGCGCGTGGTGTCGGGCCGAGGGAACGTGCGCCTGGAGGTGCGCGATGGAGGAGCGGGGATGCCGGTGGAGGTGTTGGCGCGCGCGGGTGAGCCGTTCTTCACGACGAAGGCTCCAGGTGAAGGCATGGGCCTGGGGCTCTTCCTCGCGCGCACGTTGGCGGAGCAACTCGGCGGCACGTTGGAGCTGCGCTCCACGCCGGGACAAGGAACGGTCGCGAGCCTCGCCTTGCCACTCGGGACACCCGAGGTGACGGCCTCGGAGCATCCGCCCGCGGCACAGGAGGCGAGGCCGTGA